A single genomic interval of Paenibacillus macerans harbors:
- a CDS encoding polysaccharide deacetylase family protein, producing MRRNHLLFRLLVLAGFVIALIYAAIPTHLSGKSTVETAVPSLVANPIEQKQPVYLPVPAPASAPKSKKVVALTFDDGPDGKYTGKVLDILREQKVKGTFFVIGERVKQYPEVLERIVSEGHALGNHSWSHRNLAKISEKEMREEITKTDEAINEVVGFVPVLMRPPYGAKSDRVEEEIDLLGHAMALWNVDPRDWDGASASDILETVKSGPEEEVTILMHSSGGRGGDLSNTIKALPEIIDYYKSNGYVFVTVPELKGLESQAIGKDE from the coding sequence ATGCGTAGAAATCATCTTTTGTTTAGACTCCTAGTTTTGGCCGGATTTGTAATTGCTCTGATCTATGCGGCTATTCCCACCCACTTGTCCGGCAAATCAACAGTAGAAACTGCCGTTCCTTCTTTAGTGGCCAATCCTATAGAACAAAAACAACCTGTTTACCTGCCGGTTCCTGCTCCTGCTTCGGCTCCCAAATCCAAAAAAGTAGTGGCCTTGACCTTTGATGACGGACCGGACGGAAAATATACCGGAAAAGTACTTGATATTTTAAGAGAACAAAAAGTAAAAGGTACATTTTTTGTTATAGGTGAAAGAGTCAAGCAATATCCTGAGGTCTTAGAGCGCATCGTTAGTGAAGGGCATGCCCTGGGCAACCATTCCTGGAGTCACCGGAATTTAGCCAAGATCAGTGAAAAAGAAATGCGCGAGGAAATTACAAAAACGGATGAAGCCATTAATGAGGTTGTCGGATTTGTACCGGTGCTTATGCGCCCTCCTTATGGAGCCAAGTCGGATCGAGTAGAGGAGGAAATCGACCTATTGGGGCATGCCATGGCCTTATGGAATGTCGATCCGCGTGATTGGGACGGCGCCTCCGCCTCTGACATACTTGAGACCGTCAAGTCCGGTCCTGAGGAGGAGGTCACTATCCTGATGCATTCTTCAGGAGGGAGAGGCGGAGACCTGAGTAACACGATCAAGGCGCTTCCAGAGATTATCGATTACTATAAATCAAATGGCTATGTCTTTGTCACTGTGCCCGAACTAAAGGGCTTGGAGAGTCAGGCGATTGGAAAGGACGAGTAA
- a CDS encoding peptidoglycan D,D-transpeptidase FtsI family protein, whose product MKRVYSEDPREQEASMQRHFNIRLNMFFFSAFAIFTVIIVRLAILQFVEGPTLSKQESSLRVKDVPLAPTRGTIYAAGGEKLAYSTPVQSLYITLQKDYSNTTDKGKKNRPEALALADKLKEVFDKYGKADSKMTKDAIIEAMDLDYRKQNGFSPRRIKMDLTKEEVAYFLERKDQFPGIDIVEESIRHYDPDTVAVQTIGYIRKYSNASTNLDFYKQIRAQKDAPPDMQYTENEDVGYDGLELYYQSELRGKNGYKSVPIDPRNMATGIPEITPPVKGNDLHTTINKNIQLVAEQAILDQIAWVHTHPVSGEVHPNAKTGYAVAMEVDTGNVVAMASMPDYDTNVWQSGGVSPDAWKKISSNYMNGTITPFSSGRSGHDFESTVLLGSTIKPLSVLLGLNENLFSTDSYYNDTGIAYFGKNNSSSVKNSHRSAYGLIDPRAAIKHSSNTFMVNMVGERLYNKYGAKGIDVWDGYMKQFGLGVSTGVDLPQEYLGKLEYMNDKETALSRLAYASFGQQGKYTTLQLAQYTATLATRGKRMEPHLVSKITDSAGNVVKEFEPKVLNEVKFNNAYWKEVIAGMSTDVNFAFSGFPYDFARKTGTSEQWGAGRNRDNGVFIAFAPRENPKLAVAVVIPEGGFGAYSAAPVARKIFDAYDQEYGLDGVPKKTKNQQTNGQAVESNKAE is encoded by the coding sequence GTGAAACGCGTCTACAGTGAAGATCCGCGCGAACAAGAAGCGTCGATGCAGAGACATTTTAATATACGGCTGAACATGTTTTTCTTCAGCGCATTTGCCATTTTTACCGTCATTATCGTGCGGCTGGCGATTTTGCAGTTTGTGGAAGGCCCAACCCTGTCCAAGCAGGAAAGCAGTCTGCGGGTGAAGGATGTGCCGCTGGCGCCCACGCGGGGCACGATCTATGCGGCCGGCGGGGAGAAGCTGGCGTATTCCACGCCCGTCCAGTCTCTCTATATTACTTTGCAGAAGGATTACAGCAATACGACGGACAAGGGGAAAAAGAACCGTCCGGAAGCGCTGGCCTTGGCGGATAAATTAAAAGAAGTGTTCGACAAATACGGCAAAGCGGATTCCAAGATGACGAAGGACGCCATCATCGAAGCCATGGACCTGGATTACCGGAAGCAAAACGGATTTTCGCCGCGCCGGATCAAAATGGATTTGACCAAGGAAGAGGTCGCATATTTTCTGGAGCGGAAGGATCAGTTCCCGGGGATTGATATCGTCGAAGAGAGCATCCGGCATTACGATCCGGATACGGTAGCCGTGCAGACGATCGGGTATATCCGGAAGTACTCCAATGCCTCGACGAACCTCGATTTTTATAAACAGATCCGCGCGCAAAAAGATGCGCCGCCGGATATGCAGTACACGGAAAACGAAGACGTTGGTTACGACGGGTTGGAATTGTATTATCAGAGCGAGCTGCGCGGCAAAAACGGGTACAAAAGCGTCCCGATCGATCCGCGGAACATGGCCACGGGCATCCCGGAGATCACGCCGCCGGTGAAAGGAAACGACCTGCACACGACCATCAACAAAAACATTCAGCTTGTGGCCGAACAAGCGATTTTGGACCAAATTGCGTGGGTGCATACGCACCCGGTGTCCGGTGAAGTTCATCCCAACGCCAAAACCGGGTATGCCGTCGCCATGGAAGTGGATACCGGAAATGTGGTGGCGATGGCCAGCATGCCGGATTACGATACGAACGTCTGGCAGTCGGGCGGGGTTTCGCCTGATGCTTGGAAGAAGATTTCAAGCAATTATATGAATGGGACAATTACCCCATTTAGTTCGGGACGGTCGGGACATGATTTCGAATCTACCGTCTTGCTTGGATCCACGATTAAACCGTTGTCCGTGTTACTCGGCTTGAACGAAAACTTGTTTTCGACGGACTCTTATTATAATGACACGGGGATTGCCTATTTCGGGAAAAACAATTCGTCGAGCGTCAAAAATTCACATAGAAGCGCATACGGCTTAATTGATCCGCGAGCGGCAATCAAGCATTCCTCCAACACCTTTATGGTCAATATGGTTGGGGAGAGACTTTACAATAAGTACGGCGCCAAAGGAATCGATGTATGGGACGGCTATATGAAGCAGTTTGGCCTTGGCGTATCCACGGGCGTGGATCTTCCGCAGGAGTATCTGGGCAAGCTGGAGTATATGAACGATAAGGAAACCGCCTTGTCCCGGCTGGCGTATGCTTCCTTTGGGCAGCAGGGGAAATATACCACGCTGCAGCTGGCGCAGTATACGGCGACGCTTGCCACTAGAGGCAAGCGGATGGAACCCCATCTGGTCAGTAAAATTACCGATTCCGCAGGAAATGTTGTTAAGGAATTTGAACCGAAAGTACTCAACGAAGTTAAATTTAATAATGCATACTGGAAAGAAGTTATCGCTGGGATGAGCACTGACGTGAACTTCGCATTTTCCGGCTTCCCGTATGACTTTGCCAGAAAAACAGGAACCTCGGAGCAATGGGGTGCCGGAAGAAATAGAGATAACGGCGTATTTATCGCCTTTGCGCCGCGCGAAAATCCGAAGCTCGCTGTCGCTGTAGTGATACCGGAAGGCGGCTTTGGCGCTTACAGCGCCGCGCCGGTGGCCCGTAAAATTTTCGATGCCTACGATCAGGAATATGGCCTCGACGGAGTGCCGAAGAAAACGAAAAATCAGCAGACGAACGGCCAGGCAGTTGAGAGCAACAAGGCGGAGTAA